The Streptococcaceae bacterium ESL0729 genome has a segment encoding these proteins:
- a CDS encoding bifunctional oligoribonuclease/PAP phosphatase NrnA, whose product MIEIYKKIKEYDTIIIHRHQNPDPDALGSQVGLKEIIKENFPDKKVYAVGYDEPSLTYLAKMDQISDATYEGALVIVCDTANRPRIDDARWSTGDFLIKIDHHPNDDVYGDIYYVEDTASSASELIADFALTYDLRLNGKSARMLYAGIVGDTGRFLYPSTTSKTMMIASILRKEDFDFAGLARRMDSVDLRIAKLQGYLYENLDIDKNGAAQITISQATLKKYGVSESEVSAIVAAPGRIASVESWVLFVEQPEGYYRVNLRSKSTVINQIAKRHDGGGHIFASGAKSYDLSENAQIFKELQEAVANK is encoded by the coding sequence ATGATTGAAATTTATAAAAAAATTAAAGAATATGACACGATAATAATCCACCGCCACCAAAATCCTGATCCAGATGCCTTAGGAAGTCAGGTTGGCTTAAAAGAAATAATTAAAGAAAATTTTCCAGATAAAAAAGTTTATGCAGTAGGCTATGATGAGCCAAGTCTGACCTACCTAGCTAAAATGGACCAAATAAGTGATGCCACCTATGAGGGTGCCTTAGTTATTGTCTGTGATACAGCAAATAGACCAAGAATTGACGACGCCCGCTGGTCAACAGGGGACTTTCTGATAAAGATTGACCACCATCCTAATGACGACGTCTACGGCGATATTTACTATGTCGAAGATACGGCCTCATCAGCTAGTGAGCTCATTGCTGACTTTGCCTTGACCTATGATTTGAGGTTAAATGGTAAGAGTGCCCGCATGCTTTACGCTGGTATCGTTGGTGATACGGGTCGTTTCTTATATCCGTCAACAACTTCAAAAACAATGATGATTGCATCTATCTTGAGGAAGGAAGATTTTGACTTTGCAGGCCTTGCTCGCAGGATGGATAGCGTTGATCTAAGGATTGCTAAACTTCAAGGCTATCTTTATGAAAATCTTGACATTGATAAAAATGGAGCAGCTCAGATTACCATTAGCCAAGCTACCTTAAAAAAATACGGCGTAAGCGAAAGTGAAGTTAGTGCCATTGTTGCAGCTCCAGGTAGGATAGCATCTGTTGAATCTTGGGTCTTATTTGTGGAGCAGCCAGAGGGTTATTACAGGGTTAATCTAAGGAGTAAATCAACAGTTATAAATCAGATTGCTAAAAGGCATGACGGAGGTGGTCACATCTTTGCAAGTGGTGCCAAGAGTTATGACCTAAGCGAGAATGCACAAATTTTTAAGGAGTTGCAAGAAGCTGTAGCTAATAAATAA
- a CDS encoding DRTGG domain-containing protein, producing MSKHQEIIEYIEDLKVGQKVSVRGLSQKLSVSDGTAYRAIKEAERRGLVAVVDRAGTIRIATKEQKIIERLTYEEIAKISNAEVMGGREGMDREFNKFAIGAMTKEHIKKYLSVGGLLIVGDRKDIQILALKENNAVLVTGGFPIEDEVLVWADKVKVPIMRTTFDTFTVASRINRALSNELIKKDILTIADIYRENITSLNETSTVKDYNDLVKKTNSSRFVVINQHRMVVGIVTMRDVVGKASNLTIDKIMTRNPVTVFLDTTVASASQRMIFDGFELLPVVSREQTFLGLVSKIDVLRSLQESEEQNQFSHTMSDNLATLVREVQNHYTFKVDPLMMNGTGNISNGVLVEIISNIAARLMAKSKNKTILVDQLNIYFIDAVNIDDVLEIYPKVISESRREAIIDIEVYLGYKIVSKALVTVQIQ from the coding sequence ATGAGTAAACACCAGGAAATTATTGAATACATTGAAGACTTAAAGGTGGGCCAGAAGGTTAGTGTACGGGGTCTATCGCAAAAGCTTTCCGTTAGTGATGGGACAGCCTACAGGGCCATCAAGGAGGCAGAAAGACGGGGTCTTGTGGCCGTTGTTGACCGGGCTGGAACCATTAGGATTGCGACCAAGGAGCAAAAGATCATTGAACGCTTGACCTATGAGGAGATTGCTAAGATTTCAAATGCTGAGGTCATGGGTGGACGTGAAGGAATGGACCGGGAATTTAATAAGTTTGCTATCGGTGCCATGACCAAAGAACACATCAAAAAATACCTTTCTGTTGGTGGCCTCTTAATTGTTGGTGACAGAAAGGACATCCAGATCTTAGCCCTTAAGGAAAATAATGCTGTCTTAGTAACAGGTGGTTTCCCCATTGAAGATGAGGTTCTCGTCTGGGCTGATAAGGTCAAGGTCCCCATTATGCGGACAACATTTGATACCTTTACAGTGGCAAGTCGAATCAACCGAGCCCTTAGTAATGAGCTGATTAAAAAAGATATTTTAACCATTGCAGACATCTACCGGGAGAATATTACAAGCTTAAATGAGACAAGCACCGTAAAGGACTATAATGACCTGGTTAAAAAGACCAATAGCAGTCGTTTTGTCGTTATCAACCAGCATCGCATGGTCGTTGGGATAGTCACCATGAGGGATGTGGTAGGCAAGGCCTCAAATCTTACCATTGATAAGATAATGACCAGAAATCCAGTAACTGTCTTCCTTGATACAACGGTCGCAAGTGCCAGCCAAAGGATGATTTTTGATGGCTTTGAGCTTTTACCTGTTGTAAGTAGGGAGCAGACCTTTTTGGGTCTAGTTAGTAAGATTGATGTCCTAAGAAGTCTTCAGGAATCAGAAGAGCAAAATCAGTTTTCCCATACCATGAGTGACAACTTGGCTACTTTAGTTAGGGAGGTGCAAAATCACTACACCTTCAAGGTTGACCCTCTTATGATGAATGGGACAGGTAATATCTCAAATGGAGTTCTTGTCGAGATTATCTCTAATATAGCAGCCAGGCTGATGGCTAAAAGTAAAAATAAAACTATTTTAGTTGACCAATTAAATATTTATTTTATTGATGCGGTAAACATTGACGATGTTCTTGAAATCTATCCCAAGGTAATATCTGAAAGTAGGAGGGAAGCAATAATTGATATTGAGGTTTATCTGGGTTACAAGATTGTAAGTAAGGCTTTAGTGACTGTACAAATCCAGTAG
- a CDS encoding GNAT family N-acetyltransferase, whose translation MNILVELARYNIIETPRLLLRPLRIQDAEDMYEYASKPENLIFIFPPHKNLAETELSLARNFMEKPLGKWAIVLKDERKMIGTIDFIKLNHKEKSATIGYVINKDYWGCGLMTEALKNLIDFSFRKFGLTSLDLVADVRNLASKRVAEKAQMKKIREYKSSNKYTKEIVLFSEYRIERADYLKENE comes from the coding sequence ATGAATATTTTAGTCGAGCTTGCCAGATACAATATTATTGAAACACCAAGACTTCTTTTAAGACCTTTAAGAATTCAGGATGCAGAAGATATGTATGAGTATGCGTCAAAGCCAGAAAATTTAATCTTTATTTTCCCGCCCCATAAAAATTTAGCTGAAACTGAGCTCTCCCTGGCTCGAAATTTTATGGAAAAACCTTTGGGTAAATGGGCCATCGTGCTCAAAGATGAAAGGAAGATGATTGGAACCATTGACTTTATCAAGCTCAATCACAAGGAAAAATCAGCTACGATAGGCTATGTTATTAATAAAGACTATTGGGGGTGTGGCCTTATGACTGAGGCCCTTAAAAATTTGATTGACTTCTCCTTTAGGAAATTTGGACTTACAAGTCTTGATTTGGTAGCTGATGTTAGAAATCTTGCTAGTAAGCGGGTGGCTGAGAAGGCTCAGATGAAGAAGATTAGGGAATACAAGTCTTCAAATAAGTACACCAAGGAAATTGTTTTATTTTCTGAATATAGGATAGAAAGAGCAGATTATTTAAAGGAAAATGAGTAA
- a CDS encoding DUF1694 domain-containing protein, translating into MDTNINDRLERSALGEGRFNPDEQKKYLNTFRERIILTIDFEDAKKKEVIDNFDAVLSDLAGKYENMAVKINGNLDDNISTKYAKIAKTHGIPASIISTSLTASRFGVIIHSNTALNADHFDIYERYNNLLKAKEVIKKKKEGFLKRLFK; encoded by the coding sequence ATGGACACTAATATAAATGATCGATTGGAGCGTTCTGCCTTAGGTGAGGGACGATTTAATCCAGATGAGCAAAAAAAATACCTAAATACCTTCAGGGAAAGAATTATTTTAACCATTGACTTTGAAGACGCCAAAAAGAAGGAAGTTATTGATAATTTTGACGCTGTCTTATCTGATTTGGCTGGCAAATATGAAAATATGGCTGTCAAAATCAACGGAAATCTTGATGATAATATCAGTACCAAGTATGCTAAAATAGCCAAAACACATGGTATTCCGGCTTCTATAATTTCAACCAGCCTAACGGCCTCAAGATTTGGTGTTATTATCCACTCAAACACAGCCTTAAATGCTGACCATTTTGACATCTATGAGCGTTATAACAACCTACTCAAGGCCAAAGAAGTTATTAAAAAGAAAAAGGAAGGCTTTTTGAAGAGACTTTTCAAATAA
- the tadA gene encoding tRNA adenosine(34) deaminase TadA yields MVFSQEEKEYYMSQALLEAQKAFDNEEVPIGAVLVKDGKIIARSFNQRELQQRAVDHAEVCAINLANDFIGNWRLTDCALFVTIEPCVMCAGAIGLARIPQVYFGAANQKFGGAVSLYQILEDPRLNHRVQVEAGLLEAECSAIMKKFFKARRKK; encoded by the coding sequence CTGGTTTTTAGCCAGGAAGAAAAAGAGTACTATATGAGTCAAGCCCTTCTTGAGGCCCAAAAAGCCTTTGATAATGAGGAGGTTCCAATTGGGGCTGTCCTTGTTAAGGACGGGAAAATTATAGCCAGATCCTTTAACCAAAGGGAGTTGCAGCAAAGGGCAGTTGATCATGCTGAGGTATGTGCCATTAATCTAGCCAATGACTTTATCGGCAACTGGCGGCTGACTGACTGTGCCCTCTTTGTGACCATCGAGCCCTGTGTTATGTGTGCTGGAGCTATCGGACTTGCGAGGATTCCCCAGGTGTATTTTGGGGCGGCCAATCAAAAATTCGGAGGAGCCGTCTCCCTCTATCAAATTTTGGAGGACCCAAGACTTAACCATAGGGTCCAGGTAGAAGCAGGCCTTCTTGAAGCAGAATGTAGTGCTATCATGAAAAAATTTTTTAAGGCTAGACGAAAAAAATAG
- a CDS encoding MBL fold metallo-hydrolase: MKLTSLGCWGGYPYKDAGTTSYLLTSESGFNLLIDAGSRAVTELEHELSPLELDAVIISHYHQDHIADLGVLQQYRQLWPKDEWDGKILDIYGHDEDPESFKRLTLKDVSKGHAYNVSGLQKIGPFDITFIKTVHPVVCYAMRIVERKTGQSLVFTGDTGWFDELVDFTRDAQMFLADVYFFKGREHHPAHLTSYEAGKIAKEASVDLLVLTHLPQHAPEHIAKENYLESLLQEAKDEAESIPVELSAPHRKWDFNEI, from the coding sequence ATGAAATTAACAAGCTTAGGATGTTGGGGAGGATATCCCTATAAGGATGCTGGGACAACTAGCTATCTTTTGACCAGTGAATCTGGTTTTAATCTTTTGATTGATGCAGGAAGCCGAGCTGTTACAGAGCTTGAGCATGAATTGTCACCACTCGAGCTTGATGCAGTGATTATTAGTCACTACCATCAAGATCATATAGCAGATTTGGGCGTACTCCAGCAGTACCGCCAGTTGTGGCCTAAAGATGAGTGGGACGGAAAAATTCTTGATATCTATGGTCATGACGAAGACCCTGAAAGTTTTAAACGCCTGACCTTAAAGGATGTTTCTAAGGGTCATGCCTATAATGTTTCAGGCCTTCAAAAAATTGGTCCCTTTGATATCACCTTCATCAAAACTGTTCACCCAGTTGTTTGTTATGCCATGAGAATTGTTGAGCGAAAGACAGGCCAAAGTTTAGTCTTTACAGGTGATACTGGCTGGTTTGATGAACTTGTTGATTTTACAAGGGATGCTCAAATGTTTTTAGCTGACGTTTATTTCTTTAAGGGACGGGAGCATCATCCGGCTCATCTTACAAGCTATGAGGCAGGAAAAATTGCTAAAGAAGCTTCTGTTGATCTTTTGGTTTTAACCCACCTACCTCAACACGCACCAGAGCACATTGCGAAAGAAAATTATTTGGAAAGCCTCTTACAGGAAGCAAAAGATGAGGCTGAATCAATTCCGGTTGAGCTTTCAGCTCCTCACAGAAAATGGGATTTTAATGAAATCTGA
- a CDS encoding ABC transporter permease — MIEKYFPYASQIPDDFIQASLETIYMTLVSALIAGFLGLILGIILLVTGKGGLKENKFIYTILDKIVDIGRSIPFVILLAVIFPFTRLIVGTIVGTTAAIVPLVVGTVPFFARQIQNALLEVNPGVIEAAKSMGVSDLGIIFRVYLREGLVPIIRACNFTMISIIGLTAMAGAVGGGGLGQLAISKGYQRYHNDVTLVALVIILLLVFITQIIGNLTIKVASKNKKS; from the coding sequence ATGATTGAAAAATACTTTCCCTATGCCAGTCAAATTCCAGATGATTTTATCCAAGCAAGTCTTGAGACCATCTATATGACCTTGGTGTCAGCCTTGATTGCAGGATTTTTAGGTTTAATTTTAGGAATTATTTTGTTAGTTACCGGTAAAGGGGGCCTCAAGGAAAATAAGTTTATCTATACTATCTTAGATAAGATAGTTGATATCGGGCGAAGCATTCCCTTTGTTATATTGCTGGCCGTAATTTTTCCCTTTACCCGCCTAATTGTAGGAACTATTGTAGGTACTACAGCTGCCATTGTCCCCCTAGTTGTGGGGACTGTACCCTTCTTTGCCCGCCAAATTCAGAATGCCCTCCTGGAGGTTAATCCTGGGGTTATTGAAGCTGCAAAGTCAATGGGTGTTAGCGACCTTGGTATTATCTTTAGGGTTTACTTGAGGGAGGGGCTAGTTCCGATTATTAGGGCTTGTAATTTCACAATGATTTCAATTATCGGACTTACTGCTATGGCCGGTGCAGTAGGTGGAGGCGGCCTTGGACAGCTTGCCATCTCTAAAGGTTACCAAAGATATCACAATGATGTGACCCTTGTTGCCTTAGTGATAATTTTACTTTTGGTCTTTATTACCCAAATAATCGGAAATTTGACCATAAAAGTAGCCAGTAAAAATAAAAAATCTTGA
- a CDS encoding ATP-binding cassette domain-containing protein — protein sequence MIDLKDIVVKFRQGSKDVTAVNGVSLKIDKGDVYGIVGYSGAGKSTLVRVVNLLQKPTSGQVVVDGKNLEKLSGKELREERKKIGMIFQHFNLMESRTIYQNVAFPLKGSGLSKDEEAQKVERLLDLVGILDKKNFYPSQLSGGQKQRVAIARALANDPKILLCDEATSALDPKTTLAILDLLREVNEVLGITIIVITHEMQVVKEICNKVAVMEEGRVLEHGLVVDIFNEPEEVLTRDFIRTATHIEQAEKKIISHNKDADIYELKFSGNNTGDPVIIELYKRFNLTATILYGNIEYLQDTPFGSLLVSFDQKPNLDELREYLRTQSVTIEKIGGKK from the coding sequence ATGATTGATTTAAAAGATATAGTAGTCAAATTTAGGCAGGGCTCAAAGGATGTAACTGCTGTTAATGGAGTCTCTCTTAAGATTGATAAGGGGGATGTTTACGGGATTGTTGGTTACTCAGGGGCTGGTAAGTCAACCCTTGTACGGGTAGTCAACCTTCTGCAAAAACCGACCAGTGGTCAGGTTGTTGTTGATGGGAAGAATTTGGAAAAACTAAGTGGTAAGGAACTTAGGGAGGAGCGAAAAAAGATTGGGATGATTTTCCAACACTTTAACCTCATGGAAAGCCGGACCATCTATCAAAATGTAGCCTTTCCCCTAAAGGGAAGTGGCCTGTCAAAGGATGAGGAAGCCCAAAAGGTTGAACGCCTGCTTGATTTAGTTGGGATTTTGGACAAGAAAAACTTTTATCCTTCGCAACTTTCAGGTGGACAAAAGCAGAGGGTAGCCATTGCACGTGCTCTGGCAAATGACCCTAAAATCCTCCTTTGTGATGAAGCCACAAGTGCCCTAGATCCAAAGACAACCCTTGCCATTCTTGATTTACTTAGGGAAGTTAATGAAGTTCTTGGTATTACAATTATTGTTATCACCCATGAAATGCAAGTAGTCAAAGAGATTTGTAATAAGGTTGCTGTTATGGAGGAGGGACGTGTGCTTGAGCATGGTCTGGTAGTTGATATTTTCAATGAACCAGAAGAGGTCTTAACCCGTGACTTTATAAGAACAGCTACCCATATTGAGCAGGCTGAAAAGAAAATTATCAGCCACAATAAGGATGCAGATATTTATGAGCTTAAATTTTCTGGTAATAACACAGGGGACCCGGTTATCATTGAGCTTTACAAGAGATTTAACCTGACTGCAACCATATTATATGGAAATATTGAATACTTACAGGATACACCCTTTGGTAGTTTATTAGTTAGTTTTGACCAAAAACCTAATCTGGATGAGCTTAGGGAATACTTAAGGACACAGAGTGTTACCATTGAAAAAATTGGAGGTAAAAAATGA
- a CDS encoding MetQ/NlpA family ABC transporter substrate-binding protein — MKKGKLLVTLFAGCALLGLAACGNQKSGSSDSKKTYTLGVVSDVEDRIWKTVAKDLKDEGIDLKIKQFSDYNTPNDALVDGSLDLNAFQSIGYMNNYNKEKNQDLVSIGYTYVSPMGLYSDKLKSYQDIKSGDTIAIPNDVTNGGRALQLLDAIKVIKLKDNAPSSPSKDDIESYLKQVDIKELDASQTPAALPDVAAAVINTNYAVDSGLKPKEDAIYLDTDNLSKVGEIYKNLVAVKKKDASNPDFKKIVAAYQTDKIAGLIKDETGGNDLPAWE, encoded by the coding sequence ATGAAAAAAGGAAAGTTACTAGTAACATTATTTGCAGGATGTGCCCTTTTGGGCCTTGCTGCCTGTGGTAATCAAAAGAGTGGTTCTTCTGATAGCAAAAAAACCTATACTCTTGGTGTAGTGTCTGATGTAGAAGATAGGATTTGGAAGACAGTCGCAAAGGATTTGAAGGATGAAGGAATTGATCTTAAAATCAAGCAGTTTAGTGACTACAATACTCCCAATGATGCTCTAGTTGATGGAAGCCTTGATTTGAATGCCTTCCAAAGTATTGGTTATATGAATAACTATAACAAGGAGAAAAATCAAGATCTAGTATCCATTGGCTATACCTACGTGTCGCCCATGGGACTATATTCTGACAAATTAAAGAGCTATCAAGACATTAAATCAGGGGATACTATAGCCATTCCAAATGATGTTACAAATGGAGGGCGTGCCCTTCAGCTCCTGGATGCCATCAAGGTAATCAAGCTTAAGGATAATGCACCATCATCTCCAAGTAAGGATGATATTGAAAGCTACTTAAAGCAAGTGGACATCAAGGAACTTGATGCCTCGCAAACACCAGCAGCCCTCCCAGATGTAGCGGCAGCTGTAATCAATACCAACTACGCTGTTGATAGTGGTTTAAAACCAAAAGAAGATGCCATCTATCTTGATACGGATAATCTATCAAAGGTTGGCGAGATTTATAAAAATTTAGTAGCAGTTAAGAAGAAAGACGCATCAAATCCTGACTTTAAGAAGATTGTTGCAGCCTATCAGACTGATAAGATAGCAGGACTTATTAAGGATGAGACAGGTGGGAATGACCTTCCAGCTTGGGAATAG
- a CDS encoding MetQ/NlpA family ABC transporter substrate-binding protein: MKKFKLFTALLAGAALLTLTACGGKKDSASEEKKTYTVGVVSDSAHNVWKSVAETLKDEGIDLKIKQFSDYNTPNDALEDGSIDLNAFQHVAFLQNYNKEKNGDLVSIGYTLISPLGLYSSKLKDYKDIKAGDTIAIPNDVTNGGRALQLLDAIGVIKLKSNAPASPSVNDIETNTKDVTIKELDASQIPAALPDVAAAVINTNYAVDSGLKPKKDALYLDTDNLSKVGDIYKNVIAVKKENESNEDFKKIVKAYQTDKTAALLEKESGGNDIPAWK, translated from the coding sequence ATGAAAAAGTTTAAGTTATTTACAGCCCTACTTGCAGGAGCTGCCCTTTTAACCCTTACAGCCTGCGGTGGTAAAAAAGATTCAGCATCGGAAGAGAAAAAAACCTATACAGTGGGAGTTGTTTCAGATTCAGCCCATAATGTTTGGAAGTCAGTTGCTGAAACCTTAAAAGATGAAGGAATTGATCTTAAAATCAAGCAGTTTAGCGACTACAATACTCCAAATGATGCCTTGGAAGATGGAAGTATTGACCTAAATGCCTTCCAGCACGTAGCCTTCCTTCAAAACTATAACAAGGAAAAAAATGGTGACCTTGTCTCTATTGGTTATACCCTTATTTCACCTCTTGGCCTTTATTCAAGTAAATTAAAAGATTATAAGGATATCAAAGCAGGAGATACTATCGCCATTCCAAACGATGTTACAAATGGTGGACGTGCCCTTCAACTACTTGATGCCATTGGTGTCATCAAGCTTAAATCAAATGCTCCAGCTTCACCGTCAGTAAATGACATTGAAACAAATACAAAAGATGTTACCATCAAAGAACTTGATGCTTCACAAATTCCAGCAGCCCTTCCAGACGTAGCAGCAGCTGTAATTAACACCAACTACGCTGTTGACAGTGGATTGAAACCTAAGAAGGATGCTCTTTACCTTGATACAGATAACCTGTCTAAGGTTGGCGATATCTACAAGAACGTCATCGCTGTTAAAAAAGAAAATGAATCAAATGAAGACTTCAAGAAGATTGTTAAAGCTTACCAAACAGATAAGACAGCAGCCCTTCTTGAAAAAGAGTCAGGTGGTAACGATATTCCAGCTTGGAAATAA
- the thiT gene encoding energy-coupled thiamine transporter ThiT yields MSTSTKLDLRIALEATICASLAMVLSFLKVRFGWIDISLGQTIIILFGLRRGLKAGLFAGLIWGILHFLTGQVYYLSLAQVVVEYILAFVFAGSSGLFRGQLKKNPESTVILASIFATFARFFWHFIAGLIFWGQYAWSGWNPFWYSLVVNGSSAILTSLVAILVLLFTVRKFPKIFQP; encoded by the coding sequence ATGTCTACTAGTACAAAACTTGATTTACGGATTGCCCTTGAGGCTACCATTTGTGCCTCTTTGGCCATGGTTCTTTCCTTCTTAAAGGTTCGCTTTGGTTGGATCGATATAAGTCTTGGTCAGACCATCATCATCTTATTTGGTCTAAGAAGGGGACTTAAGGCAGGACTTTTTGCAGGACTTATTTGGGGAATCCTACACTTTTTAACAGGGCAAGTTTACTATCTGTCTCTAGCTCAGGTTGTGGTTGAGTACATTCTTGCCTTTGTTTTTGCAGGAAGTTCAGGACTTTTTAGGGGGCAACTTAAAAAGAATCCCGAATCAACTGTCATTTTAGCTTCAATCTTTGCAACCTTTGCTCGCTTCTTTTGGCACTTTATTGCAGGACTTATTTTCTGGGGCCAATATGCTTGGAGTGGCTGGAACCCGTTTTGGTACTCACTTGTCGTCAATGGGTCAAGTGCCATTCTGACAAGTCTTGTTGCCATCCTTGTTCTTTTATTTACCGTGCGGAAATTTCCAAAAATTTTTCAGCCATGA
- a CDS encoding DUF368 domain-containing protein has translation MKDWFIRIIKGMIIALGFILPGVSGGVLAALLGLYHRILSFLANIRKDFTANILYFLPVGIGGILGIGLFSRPLEYLLANYQVPVLWGFAGAIIGSIPALWKEAASQNKGIHSKSDWGYLLGTFVVSSIFLYSMPYIFGTLPANFLSFVLAGALIALGVLVPGLSPSNFLLILGLYNPMLTGFKNFDLLGVFLPIAIGGVITILLFSKFMEHLLDRHFSYVYHFIIGIVLSSTLLILLPNPKSADTINYAGTSFPTIITSLVLLILGIILGYWMSKLEEKYE, from the coding sequence ATGAAAGATTGGTTTATTAGGATTATCAAGGGGATGATTATCGCTCTTGGCTTTATTTTACCCGGAGTGTCCGGTGGGGTTCTTGCGGCCCTTTTAGGACTTTATCACCGAATATTATCTTTTTTAGCTAATATTAGAAAGGATTTCACAGCAAATATCCTTTATTTTTTACCCGTTGGAATCGGTGGAATTTTAGGAATTGGGCTCTTTAGCCGCCCCCTAGAATATCTACTTGCAAACTATCAGGTGCCAGTCTTGTGGGGGTTTGCAGGAGCTATTATTGGAAGCATTCCAGCCCTTTGGAAGGAAGCAGCCAGCCAAAATAAGGGGATTCATTCAAAAAGTGACTGGGGCTATTTACTAGGGACTTTTGTTGTCTCAAGTATCTTCCTCTATTCTATGCCCTATATCTTTGGTACCCTACCAGCTAACTTTCTAAGCTTTGTCCTAGCGGGAGCCTTAATTGCCCTTGGTGTTCTGGTACCAGGTCTGAGTCCTTCAAACTTCCTTTTGATTTTAGGGCTATATAATCCCATGCTGACAGGTTTTAAAAACTTTGACCTCTTGGGCGTCTTCTTACCCATTGCAATCGGTGGCGTAATCACCATTCTTTTATTCTCTAAATTTATGGAGCATTTACTTGATAGGCATTTTTCTTATGTTTACCATTTTATAATTGGAATCGTTCTTTCAAGTACTCTTTTAATCCTGCTGCCAAATCCTAAATCAGCTGACACCATAAACTATGCTGGAACGAGCTTTCCAACAATCATTACATCCTTAGTTCTTTTAATCCTTGGGATAATTCTTGGCTACTGGATGAGTAAGCTTGAGGAGAAATATGAATAA
- a CDS encoding aminoacyl-tRNA deacylase, whose amino-acid sequence MAKKKNKKTLVEQILDQKKIPHEGIEMNISEGINPLNIEEKDVYKTLALKNNLGQALIGIVPINQHLSIKKLAQASSSKKVAMIPLKDLQKTTGYVHGANNPVGIWQTKKFPIFIDQLAKEEDFIIVSAGEIGKSIKINPRDLAGLVHAHFHDLID is encoded by the coding sequence ATGGCAAAGAAAAAAAATAAAAAAACGCTGGTCGAACAGATTCTTGACCAAAAGAAAATTCCCCATGAGGGAATCGAGATGAATATCTCAGAAGGGATTAATCCCCTCAATATTGAAGAAAAAGATGTCTACAAAACCCTAGCCCTAAAAAACAATCTGGGCCAGGCCTTGATTGGAATTGTCCCTATCAACCAGCACCTGTCGATTAAAAAACTAGCTCAGGCAAGCTCCAGTAAAAAGGTTGCCATGATTCCCTTGAAGGACTTACAAAAGACAACAGGCTATGTTCACGGGGCCAATAATCCTGTTGGAATCTGGCAAACCAAGAAATTTCCCATTTTTATCGATCAGCTGGCTAAAGAAGAAGACTTCATTATCGTATCAGCAGGGGAGATCGGCAAAAGCATTAAGATTAATCCAAGGGATTTGGCAGGTCTTGTTCACGCCCACTTCCATGATTTGATTGACTAG